The region GCCACCCCGTACGCGCCGGGTTGCAACTCGCCGCTGGTCGAGACCGGCCGGGACTGCCCGGCCCGCCCGGCCAGGATGGCCTGGCCCGCGGCCCCCCGGTCCAGCGGATGCCGCGACCCGGTCCGGTAGGCCACGTGGAACGCGGTCCAGGTCGGCTCGACCACCGCGAGCGCCACTCCCTCGCCGCCCTCCACCACCGTCAGGTGCGCGGTCGCGCCGGCCTGCTCGGCGAGCCGCCGCAGGGCCGGCAACGCACCCTCGGCGAGCAGCGGTTGAGCCCGTCGGGCCAGGTGCAGCACCCCGACCCCCAGCCGGAGCCGGCCAGCACCGTCCCGGCGGAGCATGCCGTGCCCGGTGAGCGGGCCGACGAGCCGGTAGACCACGGCCCGACCGACGCCGAGCCGGGCCGCCGCCTCGGTGACGGTGAGCCCGTTCGGTGCGTCGGCGACCAGGTGCAGCAGCCGTAACCCTCGGTCGAGGGTCTGGGCGGTCTCGCCGGCTCTGTCCGCGGTTTCCACAGCAGGCAGCGTACGACCGTGCAGGGCAATCATCGGAATGCGTGACCGTTACCCTTGTACGGTGACGCTACGCCTGTATGACACCGCCACCAGATCGGTGCGGGACTTCGTCCCGCAGGAACCCGGCAAGGTGGGGATCTACCTGTGTGGTCTCACCGTCCAGTCTCCGCCACACATCGGCCACCTTCGTTCCGGCGTGAACTACGACGTACTACGTCGCTGGTTCCTGCACACCGGTTACGAGGTCACGTTCATTCGCAACATCACCGACATCGACGACAAGATCCTGGCCAAGTCGGTGGAGCAGGGCCGACCGTTCTGGTCGATCGCCTACACCAACGAGGTGATCCTCGGTGCCGCCTACCGGACCCTCAACGTGCTTCCGCCGACGTACGAGCCGAGGGCGACCGGGCACATCCTGGAGATGCAGGAGCTGATCCAGAAGCTGATTGCCGACGGGCACGCCTACCCGGCCGAGGATGGCTCCGGCGACGTCTACTTCGACGTCCTGTCCTACCCCGAGTACGGTGCCCTCTCCGGCCAGCACCCGGAGGCGATGCTTTCCGCCGGTCAGCGCCCGGAGGCCATGCAGGCCGCCGGGGACGCTCCCGACCGGGGCAAACGGGACCCGCGTGACTTCGCGCTGTGGAAGGGGATCAAACCCGAGGAGCCGGCCGACGCCTCCTGGCCGTCGCCATGGGGACCCGGCCGACCGGGCTGGCACATCGAGTGCTCGGCGATGTGCCGCCGCTACCTCGGGGCCGAGTTCGACATCCACGGTGGCGGGGTCGACCTGACCTTCCCGCACCACGAGAACGAGATCGCCCAGTCGAAGGCGGCCGGGCTGCCGTTCGCCCGCTACTGGGTGCACCACGGGCTGCTCAACCTCGGCGAGACCAAGATGAGCAAATCCCTGGGCAACGTCCTCGACCTGGTGCACGTGGCCGCGCTCGGCATCCGCCCGGTCGAACTGCGCTACTACCTCGTCGCGCCGCACTACCGGTCCCGGATCGACTACTCGGACGAGTCACTACGCGAGGCCGCGGTCGCCTATCGGCGGATCGAGGGCTTCGTGCGCCGCGCGGCAGAACGCCTCGGCCCCGGCGAGATCGGCGGCGCTGAGGGCGTCGAAGGCTTCGGTGACCTTCCGGCCGCGTTCGGCGCGGCGCTGGACGACGATCTGAACACCTCGGCCGCGCTGGCCGTGCTGCACGACACCGTACGCGATGGCAATCTGGCGCTGGCCGATGGCGATGACGCCGCCGCCGGTACCGCGCTGGTGGCGGTCCGGGGGATGCTGGATATCCTCGGTGTCGACCCCCTCGACGAATCCTGGTCCGGTGACGGCCAGGAGGACAGCCTGCGCGGGGTGGTCGACGCGTTGATCGCGTTGGCGCTGGAGCAGCGTACCCAGGCTCGGGCCCGCAAGGACTGGGCTGCCGCCGATGCGGTGCGCGACCAGCTCAAGCAGGCCGGTGTGGTGGTCGAGGACACCCCGCAGGGACCCCGTTGGACAATCGGAGAGCAGGACTGATGGCCGGCAATTCGCAGCGCCGTGGCCGGCGTGCCACCCCCAAGAAGGGCGCCGCCGCCGGTTCCGGTGGCAAGAACCGGGCCAGCCTCGCCGGCCGGGGCAGGACTCTGCCCGCCGACGAGCGGCCGTGGCACAAGGGCTACTCGGGCACCGAGAAGCTGCCGCAGCGCACCGCCTGGAAGCAGGAGAAGGAGCGTCGCACGGCGGCCGAGGAGGGCCGGGCCCCGAAGATCGGCACGCCGGGTTCGAAGGACACCACCTGGGGTGCCGGCTCGGCCACCGGCAAGGGCGGTCGGGGTACGGGCGCTGGTCGTACCGGTGGTCGGGGTGCCGCGCCCACCCGGGGCGCGGGTGGCCGGGGTGCCGGTGGCAAGGTGCCCACCCGGACCGGGCCGCGGGTCGCACCCGGCCGTAAGTCCATGCCGCCCAGGGACGCCCCCGAGCTGCTCGTCGGGCGTAACCCTGTGCTGGAGGCGCTACGCGCGAACGTGCCAGCGACCGCACTGTACGTCGCTCAGGGCATCGAGATCGACGACCGGGTCAACGAGGTGGTCCGCACCTCGGCGGACCGGGGCATCGCGATCATGGAGATCAGCCGGGCCGAGCTGGACCGGATGACCGGTGGGGTGCTGCACCAGGGCCTGGGACTGCAGGTGCCGCCGTTCGCCTACGAGCAGTTCGAGGACCTGGTCGCGGCGGCCCTGGAACAGCCCGCCCCGCTGCTCGTCGCACTGGACGGGGTCACCGACCCGCGCAACCTCGGTGCGGTGATCCGCTCGGCGGCGGCCTTCGGTGCCCAGGGGGTCTTCGTACCGGAACGGCGGGCCGCCGGCATCACCGCCACCGCGTGGCGGACCAGCGCCGGTGCCGCCGCCCGGGTGCCGGTCAGTCAGGTGACCAACCTGACCCGGGCGATCAAGGCATGCCAGCAGGCCGGCTTCATCGTGGTCGGGTTGGACGCCGACGGCGAGACCGACCTCTACGACCTGGAGGTCGCGGTCGGTCCGCTCGTGGTGGTGGTCGGCTCGGAGGGCCGAGGGCTGTCCCGCCTGGTCGGGGAGACCTGTGACCTGCGGGTCGGCATCCCGATGGCCTCGACGGTGGAGTCGCTCAACGCCAGCGTCGCCGCCGCCGTGACGCTGGCCGAGGTGGCCCGCCGCCGTACCGCCTCCTGACCGTCACCGGCACCGGCCGCACCGGGTTCGTCACCTTCCGACGCTGACATTGCCGCCCTGCTCCGCCCACTGATCGAGATCGCTGGTTCTGATCAATGGGCTGGGCAGGGCGGGTGCGTCGTCCCCGTAACATGCAATGCCGGGCATCCCCTCGCCCCGGAGGAGACGGCACATGGCATGGCAGGCCGGCGGTTACGCGATCGGCGTCGACCTTGGTACGTCCAACATCGTGGCGGTGCTCCGCTGGCCGGACGGTCGTACCCGACCGCTGCTCTTCGACGGACAGCCGATCATGCCGGCCGGCGTCTACCTCGACGAACAGGGCCGGCTGCACGTCGGCCGCGATGCCGCCCGGCTTGCCCAGACCGACCCCGGGCGCTACGAGCCCAACCCGAAGCGGCGCGTCGACGAACCAGCCGTCCTGCTCGGCGACCATGAAGTGCCCACCGTGGACCTGCTCGGTGCGTTGCTGCGTGCGGTGGCGCAGGCAGCGGTCGAGGCGGTTGGCTTCCTCCCGCCCGCCGTGCTCACCTATCCGGCGAGCTGGGGCGTACGCCGTCGCGGGGTGCTGGCCACAGCGGTGAGCCGGGCCGGCTGGCCCCCGGCCGATCCGACCACGACCCCGAGTGGTGCGGCAGGTGCGCTCGGCGGCACCGTGCTGGTGCCCGAGCCGGTCGCGGCGGCCCGCTACTTCGCCGACGTGCTGCGCCGCCCGGTGCCGGTCGGGTCCGCCATCGCCGTCTACGACTTCGGCGGGGGCACCCTCGACATCGCGCTGGTTCGCAACGAGGGCGTCGACCAGACCGGCCGGGCCCGGTTCGCCGTCATCGGCTCCGGCGGGCTGGCCGAACTGGGCGGCCTCGACCTGGACGCGGCCATCGTCGAGCACCTGGGCACGCTGATCGCCGCCACCGATCCACAGGCGCGGCAGCGGCTGACCCTGCCGGAGACGACGACCCAGTGGCGGGACCGGCGTCGGTTCTGGGACGACGTACGGGGTGCCAAGGAGATGCTGTCCCGGGCCACCGTGGCCCCGATCGCGGTGCCCGGGGTGGAGCAGGCGTTCCATCTCACCCGCGACGAGTTGGAGCGGCTCGCCACGCCGCTGCTGCACCGGGGGGTGGCCGAGGCGGCCTCGGTGATCGCGCAGGCGGGACTGGTGCCGCACCAGCTCGCCGGCCTCTTCCTCGTCGGCGGTTCGAGTCGGGTGCCCCTGGTCGCGCGACTGTTGCATGCCGAGCTCGGTATCGCGCCGACCGTGCTGGAACAGCCGGAACTTCCGGTGGCCGAGGGGTCGCTGGCGGAGTTGGCCGTCCTGGCCGGCAGTCCACCAGCGGGGAGTGCCGCCCCGCCGGTCGGCGTGCCGCCGTCCGTACCGGCTGGTCCACACCCGGTCTCGCCTGGCGGCGTACCCCAGGTCCCGCCCGGCGGCCCGTCGTCGCTTGCCGCGGCCGGTCCGGGCTGGTCCGGCCCGCCCGCGCCGCCCCCTGCGCCACCGGCCGCCGGGCTGCGTGGCCTGGTCCGACGACGGTCGGTGTGGATCGGGGCCGGTGCCACGTTGGCGCTGGTCGGGGTGGTGGCCGCCGCCGTTCTCTACTTCACCCGGGGCGGCTACGCCGACATCGCCTTCCAGCCGTTCAGCGAGATCGGCTCGGTGCCGACCGGCGACCAGCAACCGACCCGGATGAGTACGACGCTCGCCGGCGACCGGGCCTATCTCGCCTACGAGCGCGACGACGACCGGTTGCAGGTGGTGGCCGCCGAGGCAGGCTCGGCCAAGGTGCTGTGGCAGTACGAGACGAGCAGCACCGCCGACCAGTGGGTCGGCATCTACGCGGTCCGGGACAAGGGCATCGGAATCCTCGCCGCCGCGTCGAACAGCCGGCAACCCCGTGACCTGATCGTCATAGACCCGACCAGCAAGGGCCGGGAGTTGTGGAAACGCAGTGTCACCGGCAACGACACCATCGCCTTCTACGACGAGCTGGTGGTGATCGCCGACCGGACCGCCCACCAGTTGGTCGGGCTCGACCTGCGTACCGGGAAACAGAAGTGGGCGACGGAGCTGCCGAAGGACAGCCGGGGCGAGGCCGACGTGTCGGTCTACCGGGTGACGACAACCGAGATGCTGGGCGGACCAAGTAATGTCGACAGTGGGACGCGCGACCCGTACCACGGCGACGAGCAGCGGCTCGTGCGGATCGGTGCGGACCGGTCGGTTGCGGTCATCGACGCGAAGACCGGTAAGGAACTGAAGAGCCGCCCCAACGTCGCCGACCGCGACGACTACGTGGTCGCTCACGACGGCCGGCTCTACGTCGCACCGAAGGACGGCGGCTACCGCCTGGTGTCGTACGACCTGGCGAGCATGGGCGAGCCGACGAGCCTGT is a window of Micromonospora polyrhachis DNA encoding:
- a CDS encoding IclR family transcriptional regulator, with translation METADRAGETAQTLDRGLRLLHLVADAPNGLTVTEAAARLGVGRAVVYRLVGPLTGHGMLRRDGAGRLRLGVGVLHLARRAQPLLAEGALPALRRLAEQAGATAHLTVVEGGEGVALAVVEPTWTAFHVAYRTGSRHPLDRGAAGQAILAGRAGQSRPVSTSGELQPGAYGVAAPVLGVSGLEASVGVVALAPLDVATVGEQVLSAAQAVSRALS
- a CDS encoding Hsp70 family protein, coding for MAWQAGGYAIGVDLGTSNIVAVLRWPDGRTRPLLFDGQPIMPAGVYLDEQGRLHVGRDAARLAQTDPGRYEPNPKRRVDEPAVLLGDHEVPTVDLLGALLRAVAQAAVEAVGFLPPAVLTYPASWGVRRRGVLATAVSRAGWPPADPTTTPSGAAGALGGTVLVPEPVAAARYFADVLRRPVPVGSAIAVYDFGGGTLDIALVRNEGVDQTGRARFAVIGSGGLAELGGLDLDAAIVEHLGTLIAATDPQARQRLTLPETTTQWRDRRRFWDDVRGAKEMLSRATVAPIAVPGVEQAFHLTRDELERLATPLLHRGVAEAASVIAQAGLVPHQLAGLFLVGGSSRVPLVARLLHAELGIAPTVLEQPELPVAEGSLAELAVLAGSPPAGSAAPPVGVPPSVPAGPHPVSPGGVPQVPPGGPSSLAAAGPGWSGPPAPPPAPPAAGLRGLVRRRSVWIGAGATLALVGVVAAAVLYFTRGGYADIAFQPFSEIGSVPTGDQQPTRMSTTLAGDRAYLAYERDDDRLQVVAAEAGSAKVLWQYETSSTADQWVGIYAVRDKGIGILAAASNSRQPRDLIVIDPTSKGRELWKRSVTGNDTIAFYDELVVIADRTAHQLVGLDLRTGKQKWATELPKDSRGEADVSVYRVTTTEMLGGPSNVDSGTRDPYHGDEQRLVRIGADRSVAVIDAKTGKELKSRPNVADRDDYVVAHDGRLYVAPKDGGYRLVSYDLASMGEPTSLYTAPDKEHTAKALAPCGQDRVCLLERKGYEAANTMLVAVSTDKDVKPWRKPTPSAETILSVGEHVSTRTAGSPAKTTIFKPDGGQLLSREGRTVRVDGGNLLHFAENLSDYPDNVSVAGLPVGSGEKPVELGSLKEIRSASCSWNTSVIVCGARAKFVFVRFADA
- the cysS gene encoding cysteine--tRNA ligase, which encodes MTLRLYDTATRSVRDFVPQEPGKVGIYLCGLTVQSPPHIGHLRSGVNYDVLRRWFLHTGYEVTFIRNITDIDDKILAKSVEQGRPFWSIAYTNEVILGAAYRTLNVLPPTYEPRATGHILEMQELIQKLIADGHAYPAEDGSGDVYFDVLSYPEYGALSGQHPEAMLSAGQRPEAMQAAGDAPDRGKRDPRDFALWKGIKPEEPADASWPSPWGPGRPGWHIECSAMCRRYLGAEFDIHGGGVDLTFPHHENEIAQSKAAGLPFARYWVHHGLLNLGETKMSKSLGNVLDLVHVAALGIRPVELRYYLVAPHYRSRIDYSDESLREAAVAYRRIEGFVRRAAERLGPGEIGGAEGVEGFGDLPAAFGAALDDDLNTSAALAVLHDTVRDGNLALADGDDAAAGTALVAVRGMLDILGVDPLDESWSGDGQEDSLRGVVDALIALALEQRTQARARKDWAAADAVRDQLKQAGVVVEDTPQGPRWTIGEQD
- the rlmB gene encoding 23S rRNA (guanosine(2251)-2'-O)-methyltransferase RlmB → MAGNSQRRGRRATPKKGAAAGSGGKNRASLAGRGRTLPADERPWHKGYSGTEKLPQRTAWKQEKERRTAAEEGRAPKIGTPGSKDTTWGAGSATGKGGRGTGAGRTGGRGAAPTRGAGGRGAGGKVPTRTGPRVAPGRKSMPPRDAPELLVGRNPVLEALRANVPATALYVAQGIEIDDRVNEVVRTSADRGIAIMEISRAELDRMTGGVLHQGLGLQVPPFAYEQFEDLVAAALEQPAPLLVALDGVTDPRNLGAVIRSAAAFGAQGVFVPERRAAGITATAWRTSAGAAARVPVSQVTNLTRAIKACQQAGFIVVGLDADGETDLYDLEVAVGPLVVVVGSEGRGLSRLVGETCDLRVGIPMASTVESLNASVAAAVTLAEVARRRTAS